A part of Candidatus Sysuiplasma acidicola genomic DNA contains:
- a CDS encoding cation:proton antiporter: MFGNKMDIITAMLLLLGVGLVLGQLFEHFRVVAIAGEIIGGILLGPAVFNIVTPDAILYSISEISLFFIMLLLGIEMTVDLLRKPYRRALPLTMTSFVIPAIMMFLLLYFAVRYSLAASVIVSISIGVPSISIISVLVRNYGLLQKDAGLTMLSSVVLSDLIAFLLLSAFLGTRQLIPEVFIFLIFIIVIYYLDKFITSHSEAIIKAFGRLHATEHGEKIIFGAIIFGGLLVSTIFQSIGITFVLGAFFSGMLISEVVVGKDLLGILTRTLNRMNESFFIPVYFTIAGLSMLIPGASYVATLLALLLLTGVVAAYMNFRMSRKLSIDISPRSTVGFLGARGAVGVVIAGTALSYSLINHEMYSVILFGTVAMASFFPVLISEGKNKPETST; encoded by the coding sequence ATGTTCGGGAATAAAATGGACATCATCACTGCGATGCTTCTGTTACTCGGAGTAGGCCTCGTACTGGGCCAGCTCTTCGAGCACTTCAGGGTCGTCGCAATTGCAGGTGAAATTATCGGCGGCATCCTGCTTGGTCCGGCAGTATTCAACATTGTCACACCGGATGCAATACTTTACAGCATATCGGAAATTTCGCTTTTCTTCATCATGCTGCTTCTCGGAATCGAAATGACAGTTGACTTGCTGAGGAAACCGTACCGCCGTGCTCTTCCGCTTACGATGACGAGCTTCGTTATTCCTGCAATAATGATGTTTCTGCTGCTATACTTCGCCGTGAGATACAGCCTCGCCGCGTCGGTGATCGTTTCCATATCGATAGGTGTGCCGTCGATATCAATCATATCCGTGCTTGTGAGAAACTACGGGTTGCTCCAGAAGGATGCGGGTTTAACCATGCTATCCAGTGTTGTACTGTCAGACCTTATCGCATTCCTTCTGCTTTCTGCGTTCCTCGGTACCAGACAATTAATTCCGGAAGTGTTCATTTTCCTGATATTCATTATCGTGATATATTACCTTGACAAGTTCATAACCAGCCATTCAGAGGCCATCATCAAGGCATTCGGGCGGCTGCATGCAACTGAACATGGTGAAAAGATCATATTCGGGGCGATCATATTCGGCGGACTCCTGGTTTCAACCATTTTTCAGTCAATAGGCATCACGTTCGTTCTCGGCGCATTCTTTTCCGGAATGCTTATCAGTGAAGTTGTGGTGGGCAAGGATCTACTGGGCATACTGACGAGGACGCTCAACAGAATGAACGAGAGTTTCTTCATTCCAGTTTACTTTACCATTGCCGGTTTGAGCATGCTCATACCCGGCGCGAGTTATGTCGCGACTCTTCTTGCTTTGCTGCTTCTGACTGGTGTTGTCGCCGCATATATGAATTTCAGGATGAGCAGAAAACTCTCCATTGACATCAGCCCCAGGAGCACGGTGGGATTCCTTGGCGCGAGAGGAGCAGTCGGAGTCGTTATTGCAGGCACTGCCCTGAGTTACTCATTGATAAATCATGAGATGTATTCGGTAATACTGTTCGGCACTGTCGCAATGGCATCTTTTTTCCCCGTGCTGATAAGCGAGGGAAAGAACAAACCTGAAACTTCAACCTGA